A window of the Pseudomonas fluorescens genome harbors these coding sequences:
- the mltB gene encoding lytic murein transglycosylase B, with translation MQVMRDWATRYAPWLGLVGILGSAQEALAGDYEGSPQVAEFVGEMTRDYGFAGEQLMAVFREAQRKQAILDAISKPAERVKQWKEYRPMFITDARIARGVDFWRQHEATLARAEQEYGVPAQVIVSIIGVETFFGRNTGNYRVIDALSTLGFDYPPRAEFFRKELREFLLLAREEQVDPLTLKGSYAGAMGLPQFMPSSFRAYAVDFDGDGHINIWNNPDDAIGSVASYFKRHGWVAGEPVVSRADVRGEQVDEGLTTGIEPTKTVGELRALGWSSHDALRDDMPVTAFRLEGDNGPEYWMGLKNFYAITRYNRSVMYAMAVHQLSEQLVQARGVK, from the coding sequence ATGCAAGTAATGCGTGACTGGGCGACACGATACGCACCGTGGCTCGGCCTGGTAGGCATCCTTGGCAGCGCGCAGGAAGCGTTGGCCGGCGATTACGAAGGCTCGCCCCAGGTGGCCGAATTCGTCGGTGAAATGACCCGCGACTACGGTTTCGCCGGCGAACAGCTGATGGCTGTGTTCCGCGAGGCCCAGCGCAAGCAGGCGATTCTCGACGCCATCTCCAAACCCGCCGAACGGGTCAAGCAGTGGAAAGAATACCGGCCGATGTTCATCACCGACGCGCGCATCGCCCGTGGTGTGGACTTCTGGCGCCAGCACGAGGCCACTCTGGCCCGCGCCGAGCAGGAATACGGCGTTCCGGCCCAGGTGATCGTGTCGATCATCGGCGTTGAGACCTTTTTCGGACGTAATACCGGCAATTACCGGGTGATCGATGCCTTGTCCACGCTGGGTTTCGACTATCCTCCCCGTGCCGAATTTTTCCGCAAGGAGCTGCGTGAGTTCCTGCTGCTGGCGCGCGAAGAGCAGGTCGACCCGCTGACCCTCAAGGGTTCCTACGCCGGGGCGATGGGTTTGCCGCAGTTCATGCCGAGCAGCTTCCGCGCCTATGCGGTGGATTTTGACGGCGACGGCCACATCAATATCTGGAACAACCCGGATGATGCGATCGGCAGCGTCGCCAGCTATTTCAAGCGTCACGGCTGGGTCGCCGGCGAGCCGGTGGTCAGTCGCGCGGATGTACGCGGCGAGCAGGTGGATGAGGGCCTGACCACTGGCATCGAACCGACGAAAACCGTCGGGGAGTTGCGAGCGTTGGGCTGGTCGAGTCATGATGCGCTGCGCGATGACATGCCGGTCACCGCATTCCGCCTGGAAGGCGACAATGGCCCGGAATACTGGATGGGCCTGAAGAATTTCTACGCGATCACGCGTTATAACCGCAGCGTGATGTACGCCATGGCCGTACATCAACTGTCTGAACAGCTGGTACAAGCACGGGGCGTCAAGTAA
- the lipB gene encoding lipoyl(octanoyl) transferase LipB translates to MPGTLGFRELGQVAYEPVWQAMQRFTNERGTTAPDEIWLVEHPPVFTQGQAGKAEHLLLPGDIPVVQVDRGGQVTYHGPGQLVAYLLLDVRRLGFGVRDLVSRMERCLIELLASYGVTAVAKPDAPGVYVDGAKIASLGLRIRHGCSFHGLALNVDMNLEPFRRINPCGYAGLAMTQLSEHAGSIEFAEVSARLRAQLVKHLDYAEQTTLTGGID, encoded by the coding sequence ATGCCGGGCACGCTGGGCTTTCGCGAGCTTGGCCAGGTGGCTTACGAGCCGGTCTGGCAGGCCATGCAACGTTTTACCAACGAGCGTGGCACCACGGCCCCGGACGAAATCTGGCTGGTCGAACACCCGCCGGTTTTCACCCAGGGCCAGGCCGGCAAGGCCGAGCACCTGTTGCTGCCGGGGGATATTCCGGTGGTGCAGGTCGACCGCGGCGGTCAGGTGACCTACCATGGCCCCGGCCAACTGGTGGCGTACCTGCTGCTGGATGTGCGCCGACTCGGTTTCGGCGTGCGCGATCTGGTCAGCCGCATGGAGCGCTGCCTGATCGAACTGCTGGCCAGCTACGGCGTGACCGCCGTGGCCAAGCCGGATGCTCCCGGCGTCTACGTTGACGGAGCGAAGATCGCTTCTCTGGGTTTGCGGATTCGCCACGGTTGTTCCTTTCACGGCCTGGCCCTGAACGTGGACATGAACCTGGAGCCGTTTCGACGGATTAATCCCTGCGGCTATGCCGGGCTGGCGATGACCCAGCTGAGCGAGCACGCAGGATCGATTGAATTTGCCGAGGTAAGTGCCCGGCTGCGCGCGCAGCTCGTCAAACACCTCGACTATGCTGAGCAGACGACCCTGACGGGCGGAATCGACTGA
- the lipA gene encoding lipoyl synthase has protein sequence MIPTLDVTERPAPRPKVEAGVKLRGAEKVARIPVKIIPTTELPKKPDWIRVRIPVSPEVDRIKSLLRKHKLHSVCEEASCPNLGECFSGGTATFMIMGDICTRRCPFCDVGHGRPKPLDVNEPESLAIAIADLKLKYVVITSVDRDDLRDGGAQHFADCIREIRKLSPNVQLETLVPDYRGRMDIALEITAAEPPDVFNHNLETVPRLYKAARPGSDYQWSLTLLQRFKQMMPHIPTKSGLMLGLGETDDEVIEVMKRMREHDIDMLTLGQYLQPSRSHLPVQRFVHPDTFAWFAEEGYKMGFKNVASGPLVRSSYHADEQAKLVKAELLGS, from the coding sequence ATGATCCCGACGCTCGACGTGACCGAGCGCCCGGCCCCGCGTCCCAAGGTTGAAGCCGGCGTCAAGCTGCGCGGCGCCGAGAAGGTTGCACGCATCCCGGTGAAGATCATTCCGACCACCGAACTGCCGAAGAAACCCGACTGGATCCGCGTGCGCATCCCGGTTTCGCCGGAAGTCGACCGCATCAAGAGCCTGCTGCGCAAGCACAAGCTGCACAGCGTCTGCGAAGAGGCGTCCTGCCCGAACCTGGGCGAGTGCTTCTCCGGCGGCACCGCGACCTTCATGATCATGGGTGACATCTGCACCCGTCGCTGCCCGTTCTGCGACGTTGGTCACGGTCGTCCGAAGCCACTGGACGTCAACGAGCCGGAAAGCCTGGCCATCGCCATCGCCGATCTGAAACTCAAGTACGTGGTGATCACCTCGGTTGACCGCGACGACCTGCGTGACGGCGGTGCCCAGCACTTTGCCGACTGCATCCGCGAAATCCGCAAACTGTCGCCGAACGTGCAGCTCGAGACCCTGGTCCCGGACTACCGTGGCCGCATGGACATCGCCCTGGAAATCACCGCCGCCGAGCCGCCGGATGTGTTCAACCACAACCTGGAAACCGTACCGCGCCTGTACAAGGCTGCGCGTCCGGGTTCGGACTACCAGTGGTCGCTGACCCTGCTGCAACGCTTCAAGCAGATGATGCCGCACATCCCGACCAAATCCGGCCTGATGCTGGGTCTGGGCGAGACCGACGACGAAGTCATCGAAGTCATGAAGCGCATGCGCGAACACGACATCGACATGCTGACCCTGGGCCAGTACCTGCAACCGTCCCGCAGCCACTTGCCGGTGCAGCGTTTTGTGCACCCTGACACCTTCGCCTGGTTCGCCGAGGAAGGTTACAAGATGGGCTTCAAAAACGTCGCGTCCGGCCCGTTAGTACGTTCTTCGTACCACGCCGACGAACAGGCGAAACTGGTCAAGGCCGAGCTGCTCGGTTCCTGA
- a CDS encoding S66 peptidase family protein produces the protein MTVRPTHTLFPHKPVPALPSEGLIGVIAPAGPGTLDTEKAVQWMRARGYGLRVFPGVYKKDGYLAGSDEVRLNDLHAAFADEEVDAIICLRGGYGTPRLLDRIDYDLLSRHAKPFVGYSDITALHLAISRYAGFVTFHGPLLNADLLGDKEPPTVTSFFAMLRGQLKAGSVLSHPAAYPLTTVEPGIAHGRLQGGNLAMIAATLGTPYEIDVEGVILLIEDINEPLYRIDRLLTQMRLAGKLARLRGVLVGDVAGVDVEALNRLLKQTFEPLRIPVLSGWRSGHCDPNLTLPLGALVRLDAGRKELMLEQDVVIR, from the coding sequence ATGACCGTTCGACCGACCCACACCCTTTTTCCGCACAAACCTGTGCCCGCACTGCCGTCGGAAGGGCTGATAGGCGTGATTGCGCCAGCCGGTCCCGGCACGCTGGATACCGAAAAGGCCGTTCAGTGGATGCGCGCCCGGGGTTACGGTTTGCGAGTGTTCCCCGGCGTCTACAAGAAGGACGGTTATCTGGCCGGCAGCGACGAGGTGCGGCTTAACGATCTGCACGCGGCGTTCGCGGATGAAGAGGTCGATGCAATCATTTGCCTGCGCGGTGGCTACGGCACACCAAGGTTGCTGGACCGGATCGACTACGATCTGCTGAGCCGCCATGCCAAGCCCTTCGTCGGTTACAGCGACATCACCGCGCTGCATCTGGCCATCAGTCGCTACGCCGGGTTCGTGACCTTTCATGGGCCGTTGTTGAATGCCGATCTGCTGGGGGACAAGGAACCGCCGACGGTGACGTCGTTCTTCGCGATGCTGCGTGGTCAGTTGAAGGCCGGAAGCGTGCTGAGTCATCCGGCGGCTTATCCATTGACCACCGTGGAGCCCGGCATTGCCCACGGGCGTCTGCAGGGTGGCAATCTGGCGATGATCGCCGCGACGTTGGGCACGCCTTACGAAATCGACGTCGAAGGGGTGATTCTGCTCATCGAGGACATCAACGAGCCGCTGTACCGGATCGACCGCTTGCTGACCCAGATGCGTCTGGCGGGCAAGTTGGCCAGATTGCGCGGCGTGCTTGTCGGGGACGTGGCGGGCGTGGACGTCGAAGCCTTGAACCGCCTGCTCAAACAGACCTTTGAACCACTGCGGATTCCGGTGCTGTCCGGCTGGCGTAGCGGGCACTGCGATCCGAACCTGACATTGCCGCTGGGGGCGCTGGTTCGACTGGATGCGGGGAGGAAGGAATTGATGCTGGAGCAGGATGTGGTGATTCGCTGA
- the holA gene encoding DNA polymerase III subunit delta, whose translation MKLAPAQLGKHLQGALAPVYIISGDDPLLCQEAADAIRSAARQQGFDERQVFAADANFDWGTLLQAGASMSLFAEKRLLELRLPSGKPGDKGAAALIEYCSRPAEDTVLLISLPKLDGSAQKTKWGKALVEGQQTQFVQIWPVDANQLPSWIRQRLSQAGLSASQDAVELIAARVEGNLLAAAQEIEKLKLMAEGGQITVETVQAAVADSARFDVFGLTDAVLNGEPAHALRMLEGLRGEGVEPPVILWALARELRLLANISLQYSQGTPLDKCFSQAKPPVWDKRKPLMSKALQRYSAQRWAQLLLEAQRIDAQIKGQAAGSPWMSLSRLALLMAGQRLTLPAE comes from the coding sequence ATGAAGCTCGCTCCCGCCCAACTCGGCAAACACCTGCAAGGCGCCCTCGCGCCGGTCTACATCATCAGCGGCGATGACCCGCTGCTGTGCCAGGAGGCTGCCGACGCCATTCGTTCCGCTGCCCGTCAGCAAGGATTCGACGAACGCCAGGTCTTCGCCGCCGACGCCAATTTCGATTGGGGGACGCTGCTGCAGGCCGGCGCCAGCATGTCGCTGTTCGCCGAAAAACGCCTGCTGGAACTGCGCCTGCCTTCCGGCAAGCCCGGTGACAAGGGCGCTGCCGCACTGATCGAATATTGCTCGCGCCCGGCTGAAGACACGGTGCTGTTGATCAGTCTGCCGAAGCTTGATGGCAGCGCACAGAAGACCAAGTGGGGCAAGGCGCTGGTCGAGGGTCAGCAGACCCAGTTTGTGCAGATCTGGCCGGTGGACGCCAACCAGTTGCCGAGCTGGATTCGTCAGCGTCTGTCCCAGGCCGGCCTGTCGGCCAGCCAGGACGCGGTCGAGCTGATTGCCGCGCGGGTCGAAGGCAACCTGCTGGCTGCTGCGCAAGAGATCGAAAAGCTCAAGCTGATGGCCGAGGGCGGGCAGATCACCGTCGAAACCGTGCAGGCGGCCGTGGCCGACAGTGCGCGCTTCGACGTGTTCGGCCTGACCGACGCAGTGCTTAACGGCGAACCGGCTCACGCCCTGCGCATGCTCGAAGGGCTGCGCGGTGAAGGGGTCGAGCCGCCGGTGATCCTCTGGGCCCTGGCCCGGGAATTGCGCCTGCTGGCCAACATCTCGTTGCAATACAGCCAGGGCACACCGCTGGACAAGTGCTTCAGCCAGGCCAAACCGCCCGTCTGGGACAAGCGCAAACCGCTGATGAGCAAGGCCCTGCAACGCTACTCGGCGCAACGCTGGGCGCAGTTGCTGCTAGAGGCCCAGCGCATCGATGCGCAAATCAAGGGTCAGGCGGCCGGTTCGCCGTGGATGAGCCTGAGCCGGTTGGCGCTGCTGATGGCCGGTCAGCGCCTGACGTTGCCTGCCGAATGA
- the arfA gene encoding alternative ribosome rescue factor ArfA: MSKKPSKHGHNKAKSIVAQPLFRSRQERPTKGKGSYRREAFQSDSWEASYFLAA, encoded by the coding sequence ATGAGCAAAAAGCCATCGAAACATGGCCACAACAAGGCCAAATCCATCGTCGCCCAACCCCTGTTCCGCAGCCGCCAGGAACGCCCCACCAAGGGTAAAGGCAGCTACCGCCGCGAAGCCTTCCAGTCTGACAGCTGGGAGGCTTCTTACTTTCTGGCGGCTTGA
- a CDS encoding DUF493 domain-containing protein, with amino-acid sequence MTDTEVKAPKIEFPQVDYPVKVISDTGVGNKDKIIDIVKKHAKINDERVDERQSSNGKYTTIQLHIVATDQDQLYNINSELRATGFVHMVL; translated from the coding sequence ATGACCGATACCGAAGTAAAGGCGCCAAAGATCGAATTTCCCCAGGTTGATTATCCGGTTAAGGTGATCAGCGATACGGGCGTCGGCAACAAAGACAAGATCATCGACATCGTCAAGAAACACGCCAAGATCAACGATGAGCGTGTCGACGAACGTCAAAGCAGCAACGGCAAGTACACCACCATCCAGTTGCACATCGTCGCGACCGACCAGGATCAGCTGTACAACATCAACAGCGAACTGCGGGCTACCGGTTTCGTGCACATGGTGCTGTGA
- the lptE gene encoding LPS assembly lipoprotein LptE, which produces MIKRNLLVMGLAVLLSACGFQLRGTGTNELSIKELDLSARNAYGETVTQLRQVLEASGVKVVSGAPYKLYLSDEQENQRILSYAGAGRTGEYQVSTVLTYDIRGEKDLLLKSDKLEVQKVFIHDGNNLVGSDQEANDARRETRRELVQRMMLRLQQLTPAQLDALQQTANARAKAEADALEAAQKAEAETPRQSPLELPQQ; this is translated from the coding sequence ATGATCAAACGCAATCTGCTGGTGATGGGCCTCGCCGTCCTGTTGAGCGCCTGCGGTTTCCAGCTGCGTGGTACCGGCACCAACGAACTGTCGATCAAGGAGCTCGATCTGAGCGCCCGCAACGCCTACGGCGAAACCGTGACGCAGCTGCGTCAGGTGCTGGAGGCCAGCGGCGTAAAAGTCGTTTCCGGTGCGCCGTACAAGCTTTATCTGTCGGACGAACAGGAAAACCAGCGCATCCTCAGCTACGCCGGCGCCGGTCGTACTGGCGAATATCAGGTGAGTACCGTGCTGACCTACGATATTCGTGGCGAAAAAGACCTGCTGCTCAAAAGCGACAAGCTTGAAGTGCAGAAAGTGTTCATTCACGACGGCAACAACCTGGTGGGTTCCGACCAGGAAGCCAACGATGCCCGCCGTGAAACCCGCCGCGAGCTGGTACAGCGCATGATGCTGCGTCTGCAACAACTGACGCCGGCACAGCTGGACGCTCTGCAGCAAACCGCCAACGCACGGGCCAAGGCCGAGGCCGACGCCCTCGAAGCGGCGCAGAAGGCTGAAGCGGAAACCCCGCGTCAGTCGCCGCTCGAACTGCCGCAGCAGTAA
- a CDS encoding lytic murein transglycosylase, whose translation MPLSLSRRWPFRQLIAASSFVLLVACAEKPTAADAQPLQTAPVATAPAVIPPVVPSGDDLDLQPTQTFAEWQAGFRKDALAAGIRADLFDRAFANVSFDASVIRADRSQPEFARPVWEYLDGALSPLRVRKGQALISQYADILQSIEQRYGVDRQALVSVWGMESNFGQFQGSKSVINSLATLAYEGRRPGFAHAQLIAALQILQQGDITPEKMLGSWAGAMGQTQFIPTTYNTHAVDFDGDGRRDIWGSPADALASTAHYLQSSGWQRGQPWGFEVQLPSGFNYTLADGAIRKSVAEWRQLGVILPNGGQVPAGSEQLSAALLLPAGYRGPAFLILDNFRAILKYNNSSSYALAVSLLSERFNGAGLINGTWPKDDLPLSRTERIELQNLLTARNYDAGAADGIIGANTRKAIRSAQQSFGWPADGYPTHKLLESLRNQ comes from the coding sequence ATGCCCCTCAGTCTTTCCCGTCGTTGGCCCTTCCGCCAACTGATCGCTGCCTCCAGCTTCGTACTGCTCGTCGCCTGCGCGGAAAAACCTACCGCCGCTGACGCTCAACCGCTTCAAACAGCCCCCGTTGCCACAGCCCCAGCGGTCATCCCGCCGGTAGTGCCGTCCGGTGACGATCTCGACCTGCAACCGACCCAGACCTTTGCCGAATGGCAGGCAGGTTTTCGCAAGGACGCTCTGGCTGCCGGCATTCGTGCCGATCTTTTTGACCGCGCGTTCGCCAATGTCAGCTTCGATGCCAGCGTGATTCGTGCCGACCGCAGCCAGCCGGAATTCGCCCGGCCGGTCTGGGAGTACCTGGATGGCGCGCTTTCGCCCTTGCGCGTGCGCAAAGGCCAGGCCCTGATCAGCCAGTACGCTGACATCCTGCAAAGCATCGAGCAGCGTTATGGCGTCGATCGTCAGGCATTGGTGTCGGTGTGGGGGATGGAAAGCAACTTCGGCCAGTTCCAGGGCAGCAAGTCGGTGATCAACTCGCTGGCAACCCTTGCTTATGAAGGCCGCCGTCCGGGCTTTGCCCACGCACAGCTGATCGCGGCGCTGCAGATCCTGCAACAGGGCGACATCACGCCGGAAAAAATGCTCGGCTCCTGGGCCGGCGCCATGGGCCAGACCCAGTTCATCCCGACCACCTACAACACCCATGCCGTGGATTTCGACGGTGACGGTCGCCGCGACATCTGGGGCAGCCCGGCTGACGCATTGGCCTCCACCGCGCATTACCTGCAAAGCTCCGGCTGGCAGCGTGGCCAGCCGTGGGGCTTCGAAGTGCAACTGCCAAGCGGTTTCAACTACACCCTGGCCGATGGCGCGATTCGTAAAAGCGTCGCCGAATGGCGGCAGTTGGGCGTGATCCTGCCGAACGGCGGCCAGGTTCCGGCCGGCTCCGAGCAACTGTCGGCTGCCCTGCTGCTGCCGGCCGGCTATCGTGGCCCGGCGTTCCTGATCCTCGATAACTTCCGGGCGATCCTCAAGTACAACAACTCGTCGTCCTACGCACTGGCCGTCAGCCTGTTGTCCGAGCGCTTCAACGGCGCCGGCCTGATCAATGGCACCTGGCCAAAAGATGACCTGCCGTTGAGCCGCACCGAGCGAATCGAACTGCAAAACCTGCTGACCGCGCGCAACTACGACGCCGGTGCGGCAGACGGAATCATCGGTGCCAATACGCGCAAGGCGATCCGCAGTGCGCAGCAGTCATTCGGCTGGCCGGCGGACGGTTATCCGACACACAAGCTGCTGGAAAGCCTGCGTAACCAGTAA
- the rodA gene encoding rod shape-determining protein RodA, producing the protein MRRRATLLQRLHIDGPLLVLLLILAAGSLFVLYSASGKSWDLLAKQATSFGIGLVSMIVIAQFEPRFMARWVPLGYVIGVVLLMVVDIMGHNAMGATRWINIPGVIRFQPSEFMKILMPATIAWYLSKRTLPPQLKHVGISLLLIGVPFALIVRQPDLGTSLLILAGGAFVLFMGGLRWRWILSVLAAAIPVSVAMWFFIMHDYQKQRILTFLDPESDPLGTGWNIIQSKAAIGSGGVFGKGWLLGTQSHLDFLPESHTDFIIAVLGEEFGLVGICALLLIYLLLIGRGLVITAQAQTLFGKLLAGALTMTFFVYVFVNIGMVSGLLPVVGVPLPFISYGGTSLVTLLSAFGVLMSIHTHRKWIAQV; encoded by the coding sequence ATGCGTCGCCGGGCGACGCTGTTGCAACGTTTGCATATCGACGGCCCGTTGCTGGTGCTGTTGTTGATCCTGGCGGCCGGCAGCCTGTTCGTGCTGTATTCGGCCAGCGGCAAGAGCTGGGATCTGCTGGCCAAACAGGCCACGTCATTCGGCATCGGTCTGGTGTCGATGATCGTCATCGCCCAGTTCGAGCCAAGGTTCATGGCGCGTTGGGTGCCGCTCGGCTACGTGATCGGGGTGGTGCTTTTGATGGTGGTGGACATCATGGGCCACAACGCCATGGGCGCGACCCGCTGGATCAACATCCCCGGAGTGATCCGCTTCCAGCCCTCGGAATTCATGAAGATCCTGATGCCGGCGACCATCGCCTGGTATCTGTCCAAACGCACGTTGCCGCCGCAACTCAAGCATGTCGGCATCAGTCTGCTGCTGATCGGTGTGCCGTTCGCCCTGATCGTGCGTCAGCCGGATCTCGGCACTTCGCTGCTGATTCTGGCCGGTGGCGCCTTCGTTCTGTTCATGGGCGGGCTTCGCTGGCGCTGGATTCTCAGCGTACTGGCGGCGGCGATTCCGGTGTCGGTTGCGATGTGGTTCTTCATCATGCACGACTACCAGAAGCAGCGGATCCTGACGTTCCTCGACCCGGAAAGCGATCCGTTGGGCACCGGCTGGAACATCATTCAGTCGAAAGCCGCGATCGGTTCCGGCGGCGTATTCGGCAAGGGCTGGCTGCTGGGTACCCAGTCGCACCTGGACTTCCTGCCGGAAAGCCACACCGACTTCATCATTGCGGTACTCGGCGAAGAGTTCGGCCTGGTGGGCATCTGCGCACTGTTGCTGATCTATCTGTTGCTGATCGGTCGTGGCCTGGTGATTACCGCCCAGGCCCAGACGCTGTTCGGCAAATTGCTGGCCGGCGCTCTGACCATGACGTTTTTTGTTTACGTTTTCGTCAACATCGGTATGGTCAGTGGCCTGTTGCCGGTGGTAGGGGTGCCGTTGCCGTTCATTAGCTACGGCGGAACTTCGCTGGTGACGCTGCTGTCAGCGTTTGGGGTTTTGATGTCGATCCATACCCATCGCAAGTGGATCGCGCAGGTTTGA
- a CDS encoding septal ring lytic transglycosylase RlpA family protein: MRALPINKPLKLVAFAALAVLVASCSTSRSPSQKPTTAVRSQPGLDINRAHKDGAPWWDVDVSRIPDATPTLHTGPYKANPYTVLGKTYFPLQESKTYVASGTASWYGTKFHGQNTANGEVYDLYGMSAAHKTLPLPSYVRVTNLDNNKSVILRVNDRGPFYSDRIIDLSYAAAKKLGYAEIGTARVKVEGIDPQQWWAAKGRPAPLMLNEPQVAQNSAPVITASAGTVEQWTPPPQQHAAAVVPVQLDAKKNASAPASGQYLQVGAFANPDAAELLRSKLSGMVSAPVFISSIVRNQQTLHRVRLGPIGSPGEIAQVQNSVRLANLGSPSVVTE; encoded by the coding sequence ATGCGGGCATTGCCTATCAATAAACCCCTGAAGCTGGTGGCTTTCGCTGCGTTGGCGGTGCTGGTCGCCAGTTGTTCGACCAGCCGTTCGCCGAGCCAGAAGCCGACCACCGCCGTGCGTTCGCAGCCTGGCCTGGACATCAACCGGGCCCACAAGGATGGCGCACCGTGGTGGGACGTCGACGTATCGCGCATCCCGGACGCCACGCCGACCCTGCACACCGGCCCGTACAAGGCCAACCCGTATACGGTGCTGGGCAAGACCTACTTCCCGTTGCAGGAATCCAAGACTTACGTGGCCTCCGGCACCGCGTCCTGGTACGGCACCAAGTTCCACGGTCAGAACACCGCCAACGGCGAGGTCTACGACCTGTACGGCATGAGTGCCGCCCACAAGACATTACCGCTGCCGAGTTACGTTCGGGTGACCAACCTGGACAACAACAAGAGCGTGATCCTGCGGGTCAATGACCGCGGGCCGTTCTACTCGGACCGGATCATCGACCTGTCCTACGCCGCCGCCAAGAAGCTCGGTTATGCCGAAATCGGCACCGCGCGGGTCAAGGTCGAAGGCATCGACCCGCAACAATGGTGGGCCGCGAAGGGCCGTCCGGCGCCCTTGATGCTCAACGAGCCGCAAGTCGCGCAGAATAGCGCCCCGGTGATCACGGCCTCGGCCGGCACCGTCGAGCAATGGACTCCGCCGCCGCAGCAGCACGCCGCGGCCGTCGTGCCGGTTCAGCTCGATGCAAAAAAAAACGCTTCTGCACCAGCGTCTGGCCAGTATCTGCAGGTGGGCGCGTTCGCCAACCCGGACGCTGCAGAACTCCTGAGGTCGAAGCTCAGCGGGATGGTGAGCGCTCCGGTGTTCATCAGCTCGATCGTGCGCAATCAGCAGACCCTGCACCGGGTTCGCCTGGGACCGATCGGTTCGCCGGGTGAAATTGCCCAGGTACAGAACAGCGTGCGCCTGGCCAACCTGGGTTCGCCAAGTGTGGTCACCGAGTAA
- a CDS encoding D-alanyl-D-alanine carboxypeptidase family protein produces the protein MNITTFAKRLCLLVPLLLSPAAFAAEMMPSPPQLAAKSYVLMDANSGNVLVENNGDQRLPPASLTKLMTAYIATLEIRRGQIGENDPVTVSENAWRTGGSRMFIKVGSQVTVSDLLHGIIIQSGNDASVAVAEHIAGSEDAFADLMNKTVADLGMTNTHFMNPTGLPNPEHYSSAHDMAILARAIIHEDPAHYAIYSQKEFFWNGIKQPNRNLLLWRDKTVDGLKTGHTDEAGYCMVSSAVRDGMRLIAVVFGTNSEVARAAETQKLLTYGFRFFETQTFYQKGTELAQAPVWKGTTSQVKAGLAEDLTMTLPKGQLKKLAASMTMNPQLTAPIAKGDVIGKVEVKLDDKVVHSADLIALDAVEEGGIFRRMWDSIRLFFYGLFN, from the coding sequence ATGAACATCACCACCTTTGCCAAACGCCTGTGTCTGCTAGTCCCGCTGCTCCTCTCGCCTGCCGCGTTCGCGGCCGAGATGATGCCGTCGCCACCACAACTGGCCGCCAAATCCTACGTGCTCATGGATGCCAACAGCGGCAACGTGCTGGTGGAGAACAACGGTGACCAGCGCCTGCCGCCGGCCAGCCTGACCAAGTTGATGACCGCGTACATCGCCACGCTGGAAATCCGTCGTGGCCAGATCGGTGAAAACGACCCGGTGACCGTCAGCGAAAACGCCTGGCGCACCGGCGGTTCGCGGATGTTCATCAAGGTCGGCTCGCAAGTCACTGTCAGCGACCTGCTGCACGGCATCATCATCCAGTCCGGCAACGACGCCAGCGTCGCGGTGGCTGAACACATCGCCGGCAGCGAAGACGCCTTCGCCGACCTGATGAACAAGACCGTCGCCGATCTGGGCATGACCAATACCCACTTCATGAACCCGACCGGTCTGCCGAACCCTGAGCACTACTCGTCGGCTCACGACATGGCGATCCTGGCGCGCGCGATCATCCACGAAGACCCGGCTCACTACGCGATCTACTCGCAGAAAGAGTTCTTCTGGAACGGCATCAAGCAGCCTAACCGCAACCTGCTGCTGTGGCGCGACAAGACCGTAGACGGTCTGAAAACCGGCCACACCGACGAAGCCGGCTACTGCATGGTGTCCTCGGCCGTACGTGACGGCATGCGCCTGATCGCCGTGGTGTTCGGCACCAACAGCGAAGTGGCCCGCGCAGCCGAGACCCAGAAGCTGCTGACCTACGGTTTCCGTTTCTTCGAAACCCAGACCTTCTATCAGAAGGGCACCGAACTGGCTCAGGCCCCGGTGTGGAAAGGCACTACCAGCCAAGTCAAGGCCGGCCTGGCTGAAGACCTGACCATGACCCTGCCGAAAGGCCAGCTGAAGAAGCTCGCTGCCAGCATGACCATGAACCCGCAACTGACCGCGCCAATCGCCAAGGGCGACGTGATCGGTAAAGTCGAAGTGAAACTGGACGACAAGGTGGTGCACAGCGCCGACCTGATCGCCCTGGACGCTGTCGAGGAGGGTGGTATCTTCCGCCGCATGTGGGATAGCATCCGTCTATTCTTCTACGGCTTGTTCAACTGA